One Nitrososphaerales archaeon genomic window, GGCATGGATCATCACCGGGACGGTTCCGCCACCAACCTTTTCACGTGTGATACCTTCTATGGCGACTCTGCCCGATTCTACGTCCACTTCTGTAACTTTACCTTCAACACCCTTGTATGTTCCTCTCATAACTTTAACCATGTCACCCTTTCTCACTCTCAAAGATTTCACACCATACTTTTCTCTAAGTTCTTTTGAAAGAGGTGCGCATACTTGTGATGATTTGATGTGATGTGGCGCCTCGTACAACCTCTTTCTCACTTTACGTGGTTTTGAAGACATCAACCCACCTTCACCTATACGATGATGGTAGCTAAGTTAGCAATTCTTGACCAACGTTCTGCAGCTTCTGCAGCTACAGGCCCCTTAATTTCGGTACCTTTCAACTCTCCTTCAGGGGTTATTATTACTGCGGCGTTATCTTCAAACATGATGCGCACACCATTGGCCCTTCTTACTGGATACCTTTGCCTTACAATAACTGCATCAAAGGTCTGCTTCCTTAACTCCGGGGGGCCTTTCTTTACTACTACAGTTACATGATCCCCTATGCAAGCGGCTGGTATACGTTTTAACCTTCCTTTATACCCAACTACTTGAACTATCTTCAATGTTTTAGCTCCCGTATTGTCGGCACAATTGATTACAGAATTTACTGGTAGAGCTCTTGTAATGTAAAGCTTAAATTCTTCTATACCCTTTGCGGAGACTGCACGAGACTTAGGCAATTAGCCCTCCACCTTCCCTAACACCACAAAGGATACAGTTTTAGCTAAAGGTCTACATTCCCCGATTATTACTCTATCCCCTTTTGCAACTTCTATACACGGG contains:
- the rplX gene encoding 50S ribosomal protein L24, with the translated sequence MSSKPRKVRKRLYEAPHHIKSSQVCAPLSKELREKYGVKSLRVRKGDMVKVMRGTYKGVEGKVTEVDVESGRVAIEGITREKVGGGTVPVMIHASKVMITSINLDDKWRRMKLEKSAPKVSE
- a CDS encoding 50S ribosomal protein L14, which translates into the protein MPKSRAVSAKGIEEFKLYITRALPVNSVINCADNTGAKTLKIVQVVGYKGRLKRIPAACIGDHVTVVVKKGPPELRKQTFDAVIVRQRYPVRRANGVRIMFEDNAAVIITPEGELKGTEIKGPVAAEAAERWSRIANLATIIV